Part of the Arachis hypogaea cultivar Tifrunner chromosome 6, arahy.Tifrunner.gnm2.J5K5, whole genome shotgun sequence genome, GTAGAAAAAATAATTATGGGTAATTTAGTCAGATAATTTTAACTTCTTGTAACTTCAATacacttttaattattttcttaatccAAGTGAACATTTAAAACTGGGCAATTAACCTAATCATCTTTGAAGAGCAGGTGCTTGAAAGTAATCCTTAACTAGAACTTTCGCAGAAAATTGAATCGGACATCATAAAACTATACAAAGTTTTTAGCAAATCACTTACAAATTTTGTGTATGCCTGGTCTACCAAATCCCTAGACTGTCCCTGAATATACTGCTCCATCCGAGTTGCCAGGGTTGCAAATCTATACAACACAATGAAAAACCACTTAATATCAATCATAATTAAAGATTTTGGAGTTAAGATATATAGAAAATGCACTACTACAGTAAATAGCTTAAGAATGACAGCTAAAACTTCTGACTGCTGCCTAGACAAAAACTATTATATCATGTAGTGAGGATAAAGTAGAAACATCTCAACCAATCTCACAATCGAATTATACCAACCTTTTGATGTCCGAattctctctcttccttttcttttaatccacAAGTTAGAGAAAGTCAAgagataaaatagaaagaaaaaaaaaatatgaagggAGATATTAAGTGGACGAAAAGAGAAATAAGCTTACTCAATTAAATTCCAACTCTTTTAATGAAGATAAGTAATAATTTTAGATTATACCTAAAAGTAAAAAATGTGGATTGATCAACACTTCCATTTCGTGCATGTCAATCTACTAGTTTTAACTTAGGTTGATGGAGTACAACACTATGGTAAGTATGTTTTACTAGTCACCAACTAATATTGATATTAATGCGTGATTTTCATGCAAGTGGAAACATGCACCCCTGGCTCACACTTGTTTAAATATTATAAGAtgcaatatttaaaaaatattaaagatgcTAACTAGAATTTAGGATCACCAAAAATATTTACAATCTAAATCCTCACACCAAAGTCAACAAAATCCTAATCCGTATACATATAAAGATAAATACAAGAATCCATTTTACCTGGGAATGTAGGATAGGACACCAACTTGGCGAACATTGCGTTCATTCCTTTCAATTTGATGGCAAGCTTCATCAACAAACTGCAAAAATACATTTCcaaaaaaatgattttatttttcagaaCATCAATATTCTAAATGTATGTGGTAAAATTGGTCTTCATGAATTTTGTCACATACACGGCCAAACTGCATAGATATACGAGCCTCTAGGTCACCAAGCAAAAGGCGTACAAATCCTGCTGCATCAGCTTTCTGACCAGAAAGATATCGTTCCGTTATTCCATGCATTGATATGCAGCGCAAGGGATCAATCTTGTATGCCCAATCTACAACCGCGTAGAAGTCttcctgaaatcataaaaatactgTTAAGAGACTGAGAGATCAATATATATCATGATTATCACAAGGGAAAAATACTATTTGTGTTTCTTTCGACATGATTATAATGTAATATTGAGTGATTCTAGATCCCTTAAGCCTCACAAATATCAGAAGCACAGTAAACATGCTAAGTGATATAGAATATGTTTGACACATACTTGAATTCCATCAAGCAAATCCTGAAGTGATTCGTTTAAAGCTGCAAGCTCGGCAGAATTTTTACCTACAAAATAGAGAAATGTCAAATTTTGGGGAAAAATGAAAGAGGACAATCAAACTAAAATTTATGAAATATAACTACAAAGTACAGGAAGGCTATGCTAAGAAAGTCCAGAACGCATACCAGATTTACTGTCATTGTCATCAATGTCCATAATTCCTaaatcatcatcgtcatcatatTCAGGTTTATTACCATTAACAACACCTCCTGGAGGAACAAGCGTAGGAACTTCAAAGCACATGAAGTGTGCAAAAAATGAACTCTGCAGtttaagaacaatgaagaactATAGAGTCGAAAGATTATAAActattttttgaaaatgaaagAATATCAATTACCTCAtccaccagaagtgggataaaaatTGTTAGCATCTTTGCGTAAGCATCAGAGACTGTTGAAGTGTCAGTGGCATTGACATTCTGACCAGAACCTGTAGAACCTTCAAGCCAAACCGTGGGGTTCCTAGATGCTTTAGTACTAGCACGAAGTTCATTTGCAAATTCACGAGCCTGCAAAAGAATGCATGAACTTCAGACTCTATATGCATATCAAAGCATAAAAAAACAGTTTAAATATAAATTCATATTTAAATGGATAAACTTAATCTCTTAAGGGGATCTCATAAAATGGTCCGACTTTggcatttccttttcttttctttttcttttccttcctttcttttttttctttttgtttccctttccatctttattattatattaaatctaAGTGCTCACGTTAAACAGATTTTATTTTTTCCACAAATAACCATCTATTGATAAACTCTAAACAAcaatgactaatttttttttttcaacatactCTAGTATTGATGTTTTACTTAACCCATGTGCATATTAAGAACAGGACAATTACTTTTTACGGAATGTAGTACCTTCTATAATACATAGTGCTAACTTGTTAAACAACGATAAAAGAGCAAGCCATATCAAGAATGTTAATGCCAGGATTAAGAAACATAAAGCAATGTGGTTTATAACAGACCTCTCGGCGAAGAAGCAAATTTAGAGAACTGCAATAAGCTTTTCTCAATGGACCCAAGCAATTCTTGTCAAGACTCTGCAAGTTCATAAAAAGATATTTCAGGGAGAAAGCATTAAAAAAGACTCAGCAAATACGATTTGACAAAATATCACAAGTCGTCCACAATTTAACCTTCAAGTGTTGCAAGAGACGTGCATATGTCCTGCATTTGTACCGCAAATCCGCATGATCAGGCCTCTTCAACTGTCCTCGCTGTTTTGAGAAAGCAGACAgagattttaaaaacaaaagttgCCGAAGAAGCCGAAAGTTTGGTTCTATAAGGAATTTACAAAAATACCTGAGAGAAGTAGCTTTTATCACTTATCATGAAATCCACCAAACTAGCAAAGTAATTCCTCAAGAATTCTGATGCTCTCCTAACAAaagtagtttttaatttttcaagttctgcACGCTTCTCTTTAACCTGTGTTAGGTAGCATGAACCACCACAAAGTAGATGATTTTTAGGTCTGTTACAAAACAAGCTTTGGGATACCAAATTCATAGTGCTCTCATAGAAATTCTCTCCAATCAAAATGGTAGTCAGCAATGAACAAAAATCACACATTTGTTACCTTCATAAGTTTGTCGCCTTAAATATGTTTTTGATCCCTATAAATATGAGTTACTTTGGTTTTGGTCTCTTTTTTCAATATTAGATTTTCGGCCCTTATCACTTGGATTTTGTGTTGAATGATAATGTTAAGTCAAAGAAGATttagaaaatatttataataaaaacaaaacaaagtttCATATTTTTAAGGTTTAacatactcttaaaatatttataagaacCAAAATCTAGATGGACCGgggtttaaaaaacaaaaatcaaaatgaCCTATATTTTACAGGTACTAAAAGTATACCTAAGCCTAAGTTTGCACATAATACCTTGCTGAAAAATAACAAACAAGCATTCATATTCCACAATAATTCTGTTTCCCAAAAGGTTAAACAATGACAGACTtattttaacaaaagaaaagtaagaGAGAGGACTTACAGCTCTCATATTTGCATATGCAGGGTCTAGATTAGGCGCTTCAAGACCACGTAAGGCACCAGTCAACCATTCACATGCTTCTACATTCTGAAGCATTCTAGCTTCATCAAATGAACCTCCTGTCAAACTTGATGCATACTGCATCCAACAAATAAACACATGATAACGAAGTTCATCAGACTTAACGTATAATATAGTTCACCTATTTAAGACATACCTCTGGAGGGACATTCAATCCTTCAAGAAGCTTATCGAGCTCCTCAATAAGAGATTTGTTGTTCACCGATTGCATTACCAATTTGTTATTGCGGGATTCTATCTGGACATCAGATAAGTTattaagagaaaataaagatatcagtACTTTTTAAGAACTTCTGAAATGGAATTTATTGCCACTACATAATCTAGTAAATACCCTTGGAACTGATTTTTAAGATAGAAATAAATATGAGCTACTCATACAACACTAAAGGTAAAATAACTAAAATCATTAGCATGTTTACTTTATTGTAAGCagggaaaaaaattatttatattttttaattttgtagaaGCTGAAGAGAGTAACCTTCCAGAAGGGTTAAATTTCAGCTTTTCCAATTATACAGAAGATTTTTGTTGTAGAATCACTTTTACCATAAGCCGCCTTGCATTAACAAAGGGGCAAAGAAAACTAAACAAATGAACCATGACTTCAGCAAGCACTACTTTACAATCACAAAATAACTTGAGGTTAGGAAAACTATTTGAAACTTGCAGGGTACAAGCCCTTACTGATTCAATGTCCTCTCTCATGTGCCGGAGTTTCACGTTAAATATGTTTAACCATTCATCCATGTCATCCACACAATTTGTTGCTGACTCAAGTCCTTGCATCACCTGCAAGGCAAAAATTAGTATGAAGTAGAACCCCTTCATATAACATAATATAATTATTGAGCCCCTTCATATAACATAATATAATTATTGAGGAAATGATGAATCAGAAACATGGGGATTTGTGACAATCAATTGCATTTTCTGATCAGTGTTATCACTTATCAATTATCATATCACAGCAGCTCTAACAGATTAAGCGACAATAATTAGATCTTGTTCCAACTTAGAATGTCAGCACAATTTGAATCTTTTAATCAGGCATGGAATCAGAGAAGCTGGCTAAACTTTGTACAGAAGTCAAGAATCCAAATTGTTATTAATAATAAAGTACACTTTGATGCCTGTCAAACTGCTAGACTGCTAGTTGAAGTGATAGTTTAGACAACCTAGGTTTGGCCATTTGAACTCGTAGATCAGAGAAGTAAGCTACTATAAAATATTGAAATGACATTATTACCCCATCCATCAAAGGTTCACTTTCTAAAATGGCATGCACGTTTGCTGCTTCTAGAGCTTGAAGCTCTCTCTTCAACCTTTCAGAAAATGCCTCAGCTTCACCAACACCTATGACATAACTGCATTGCCATTGTGAAAGatgtaatttaattaataaaattgaattacATGGATCCAAGTCCAACAACATACATTTTTTGTCAGAAGACACGAAAACAGAGGCCAACACTTTTTCGATAATCTTACACATCATATTTAACTTCAATTGAACATTTAAGACAAAGAAGAATAGCACCTACGTTCCCAAAAGAGCCTCCATGTCCTCTTCCTCTGCCTGGGAGACAAGTTCCTTTTCGACATTGACTTTCAATTCCGTCTCAGAAACAGCAGAAGCAACAGGAACACCATCTCGAACTTTACTCTGAGCAGGAGCCGTGGGTGTATTTTCCTATTTCACATTTTGCAAAATTAACTGCAATTAATCACTACACGAATTGTAAAACAGAATATACAGTAACCAAGCCAATGAAGCAAAAAAGTACTCATGGAATAGAGTGAAGAAAGCACTTTGATTTAGATAGTAGATCATCATCAGATGTACCTTAGCCCAAAGAGCCATCTCAACAACATCTATACCAACAACCTTAGGGAGGCGACCCAAAACATCTTTGCATGTGTTCAGGATGCGAAGAAGGAGGCGATTCCTACAAGAAAAGTAGAGAACCAATGAGAAAACTTCCATTTCCTAAAACAGATCCCAAGCACTAAATAATCCATGTTTAAGTCCTCATTTCCCTCAAAGGTAGTACCTGTCATCAATATTGCGCATTGTCCACTGAGGAGGAGCCACGCTCTGGCTTCTGAGGTTATCAAATCCCTACAAAAACATACATTCATTACGGTTGCTCTGATGTTGCTTTTATGCTCATAACTAAGAACAATATGTTTCTAATTAGAACATAAAGATCTGGTCCATTttggaaattttaaattttaccagCGTAAATGTACATCCACTGGGGTCATTTGTCAAAACTTCCACTTTTGAGAGGTACTTCAGCTTGTATAGTTTAGCAGGCTGCAAGTACATAAACTTTTATTGACAGtagtaaaatataataaaacctcCATAACAGGCTTGTAGCATTACGGGGAACATATTCTTCACAAAAATGAGTCAGACATAAGTTTTGCGAAACTGAACTTTGCAGTTCTTACTCTTACGGATAAGATAATTGTGCCTTGTGCCCCAACAACTTACTTTTAGGTTCAATGGTTTTTACACTTGTTTACATTGTTGAATAATCACTCCTCCATAGTGTTGGAAATGATTTCAAGTTTCACCAAAGTGATAAAATTACAACATTTTTGTTCCCTAATGTTTCATCTTGAAGTAGTGATCATGATCTCATAACCTACAATAAATAACCTACACGGCTACACCTAACCTAATACGGGAATATAGGTAGTGAAACATGAGAATATATGTATTTGTAACAGCTTCAGAAGAACAAATACCTCAAGAACTCCTCCCGTAGAATACTTCAAAACATGAAGAAATGCTGTTGTCCTCTGACCTTTTGATTGCACTGCAGGAAATAGCATGCTGTCACAAACAACACATAGAAATCTAACAAACCCTAACGGGAGCAACACAACTAAATGTACATACACAATCACTTGTTCTATCATATCATTTCATCAAAACCATTATGCAAACTTACAAACTAAGCTAACGCAACATAAAATCCTCAATCCTCTTAATTCTTACAGAACTAAATCCAAGCCACAAAATGTGGTCATAAATAGTCAATGTTCAATCAACTCTAAGTTTTATTCAACTAGTTCACCGCTTAGTCCACTCAAGTAACATGTCAGAATTTGAGAATTCGAATCTTTTTAACGGTCAAAGAAGCTCAAGCCAGAATAgccaaactccaacatattctgaATGTAATCAAATTCGAGATTTCACCTAAGCTCGTGGAGCCTAACGACACATGAATAGTAAGGCACAACTCGCAAACTCGCAGGAGTTTACTCCTAAATTTTGAACTCGATTTCGGACCTGAACTCCTATTTGGAAAGCTTAAAAGAACAGCGAAATCTTAGACAAGTAAGATAATTATTTTCCCCCCAAAGTCAGAGCAGCAAGCATGATTGCTGCAAGTTGAAGAAAGCATACATGAATAATTTTGAAGGGAGAAAAAAAAGGGCAAAGTGTTTTGAATCAAGGTTTGTATAGTTAAATCTAACAGTGAAGTGAAGAATTAATTACTGGAGAGAGCAAGAACCCTTGGCTTCGCCATCTGGCGGCCAAGCTTGGAAGATTTTCCCAAGATCCCGTGGGATTTCGCTACTCTGATCGCCATCACGATCTTCTGGTGGGGATCCTCAATCGCCGCCGTGCATGCCCGCCGGAGCTCGCCATCGTCGGCACTCGGTTTGGCCATTTTCCGATCTCGAAGCTACTACGACGAGGAGATAGTAAAGTgctagagaaagaaagagaactaAGCGCGTGTTGTTTCGTTCAATGTTCAGACACagtgaaaagagaaagaaaaaaaagagaaagaaaaaaaaagaaaattttagaaaagtaAAAACGGTTGGTCGTTTTGGATCTTTTTAATGTTTGGAAgacttcttctcttcttattaaaagaaaaaaaatagctaTATTTACATATAATTAAATTGACACAAATTAATGaaattatagataaaaataagttaaaaatgttaaataatcTAACCATTTTTACGCATGATGTCTTGAACGGTGATCACCTAATATTTTTAACTGCTATTTACTGGTTTAAACTTGTTGAATTCTTATTCGGTTATTCCTTACCACGGTTACGTTCCAAAAATAAATCACTACTCTAATACCGacatgctaaccaattttgaacCGTATCAATATTATTAGAGTTtgtattgttaaaaaatttgaattattatATGTTTGAACTTAAATTCATATTACTTTCCATAAGCCGCTAGTGTAATAATATTGCTCATTTGAATATCTGATAGTTGTTTATATAATATTGTAAACGAACAAGCCCATGCATTCTACCAAAGCACGTCAGGATTTTTCGATAAATTTCTCAATTAAGAGGACAGAACAGGATACCATCATCTGTGAATTGTAAACGAATCAGCCTAATACT contains:
- the LOC112756210 gene encoding exocyst complex component SEC3A, with product MAKPSADDGELRRACTAAIEDPHQKIVMAIRVAKSHGILGKSSKLGRQMAKPRVLALSMQSKGQRTTAFLHVLKYSTGGVLEPAKLYKLKYLSKVEVLTNDPSGCTFTLGFDNLRSQSVAPPQWTMRNIDDRNRLLLRILNTCKDVLGRLPKVVGIDVVEMALWAKENTPTAPAQSKVRDGVPVASAVSETELKVNVEKELVSQAEEEDMEALLGTYVIGVGEAEAFSERLKRELQALEAANVHAILESEPLMDGVMQGLESATNCVDDMDEWLNIFNVKLRHMREDIESIESRNNKLVMQSVNNKSLIEELDKLLEGLNVPPEYASSLTGGSFDEARMLQNVEACEWLTGALRGLEAPNLDPAYANMRAVKEKRAELEKLKTTFVRRASEFLRNYFASLVDFMISDKSYFSQRGQLKRPDHADLRYKCRTYARLLQHLKSLDKNCLGPLRKAYCSSLNLLLRREAREFANELRASTKASRNPTVWLEGSTGSGQNVNATDTSTVSDAYAKMLTIFIPLLVDESSFFAHFMCFEVPTLVPPGGVVNGNKPEYDDDDDLGIMDIDDNDSKSGKNSAELAALNESLQDLLDGIQEDFYAVVDWAYKIDPLRCISMHGITERYLSGQKADAAGFVRLLLGDLEARISMQFGRFVDEACHQIERNERNVRQVGVLSYIPRFATLATRMEQYIQGQSRDLVDQAYTKFVSIMFATLEKIAQTDPKYADIFLLENYAAFQNSLYDLANIVPTLAKFYHQASEAYEQACTRHISMIIYYQFERLFQFHRRIEDLMFTVAPEEIPFQLGLSKMDLRKMLKSSLSGVDKSIAAMYKKLQKNLTSEELLPSLWDKCKKEFVDKYESFAQLVAKIYPNENIPSVTEMRELLASM